Proteins encoded by one window of Candidatus Hydrogenedentota bacterium:
- a CDS encoding LysR family transcriptional regulator has product MNLEALRCFCAVIEEESFRKAAERLRRSQPAISQQVKALEKELGHLLLERKTCRLTPVGSLLYDRARHILNETESLSRELEDFDETQAGELRVGTSDTTALYVLPEVVLQFALAMPQTHLVMVNRPSHAIAEQVARGELDLGIVTLPVDNDELIERDLFEQQLVLVVPSNHALASRNRVNLSELSEEPFLMLNPHTRTGTVLQAFFTREAFAPQVVLDSGSFEVIKRYVGEGIGVAFLPSVAITPEDRGLAIVHVPGLPRVRIGVIQRRHAYHTKAEMAFLELLHAHRARLRGKGPA; this is encoded by the coding sequence ATGAATCTCGAGGCCTTGCGGTGTTTTTGCGCGGTCATCGAGGAAGAGAGTTTCCGAAAGGCCGCTGAACGGCTTCGCCGTTCGCAACCGGCGATAAGCCAACAAGTTAAGGCGCTGGAGAAGGAACTTGGACATCTGCTCCTGGAGCGCAAGACGTGCCGGTTGACTCCTGTTGGCTCGCTTCTCTACGACCGTGCGCGTCATATCCTGAACGAGACGGAAAGCCTTTCGCGGGAATTGGAGGATTTCGATGAGACCCAGGCAGGAGAACTGCGCGTGGGGACAAGCGACACCACAGCGCTTTACGTACTGCCCGAGGTGGTGCTCCAATTCGCGCTGGCCATGCCCCAGACCCACCTGGTTATGGTGAACCGCCCGTCTCATGCCATCGCGGAACAAGTGGCACGCGGGGAATTGGACCTGGGCATCGTGACCCTTCCGGTGGACAATGACGAGCTTATCGAACGTGACCTGTTCGAACAACAACTGGTGTTGGTAGTTCCGAGCAACCATGCCTTGGCATCGCGAAACCGGGTAAACTTGTCTGAGTTGAGCGAGGAGCCTTTCCTGATGCTGAATCCTCACACACGGACGGGAACGGTTTTGCAGGCTTTTTTCACGCGCGAGGCGTTCGCGCCGCAGGTTGTTCTGGACAGCGGGAGCTTCGAGGTCATCAAACGGTACGTGGGAGAAGGCATCGGGGTGGCGTTTCTGCCGAGTGTCGCGATCACGCCCGAGGACCGAGGGCTGGCCATCGTTCATGTGCCGGGTCTGCCCCGCGTGCGGATTGGCGTAATCCAACGCCGGCACGCCTATCACACCAAAGCGGAGATGGCCTTTCTAGAGCTGTTGCACGCGCACCGTGCGCGGCTCCGGGGAAAGGGTCCGGCTTAG